A stretch of Zonotrichia albicollis isolate bZonAlb1 chromosome 32, bZonAlb1.hap1, whole genome shotgun sequence DNA encodes these proteins:
- the LOC141725979 gene encoding uncharacterized protein LOC141725979, with amino-acid sequence MESSEEPEAEAVWSGSTARQGEANGEEKPRRSLSRRGCKGRARGSEGERASLGHGGAQRSELGLHEQLQGGEEKPHKCSECGKSFKRRSCLMQHCRIHTGERLYQCDQCQKSFRSRSELVGHQRSHTDERPFQCPDCGKRFNRVSTLNRHWMIHTGERPYECGQCEKRFYRSSHLLSHQLIHTELRPFYCPDCGKGFKDNSTLITHRRIHTGERPYKCDQSRKGFRCRSELTVHLRSHTGERPYKCDQCQKGFYTSSHLLKHQRIQTDERPFRCPDCGVGFREKSTLVTHRRIHTGERPHKCDQCGKGFTFSFSLTVHLRSHTGERPYECEQCQKRFVSSSELHRHQRSHTHERPFRCIECGVGFKEKSTLVKHRRIHTGERPYKCDQCQKSFYTSSDLLVHQRIHTDERPFRCPECGVGFKYTSALVTHRRIHTGERPYKCPQCGKGFSQISHLSRHQKRQHPSCPCPHGGKSHRVLVLAPPEQELSMESSEEPVAEAVWSGSTARQGEANGEEKPRRSLSRRGCKGRARGSEGERASLGHGGAQRSELGPREQLQGGEEKPHKCSECGKSFRCRSKLTVHLRSHTGESPFECGECHQRFYTKSDLVSHQRIHTNERPFCCPDCGKGFRERSSLVVHQRIHTGEKPYECGECGQSFRHSSSLSAHQRTHTGERPYEYDQCQKRFLRSSELLVHQRSHTDERPFQCPDCGKGFNLVSTLNKHRRIHTGERPYECDQCNKRFLTSTNLLHHKLIHTGERPFHCRDCGKGFRQKSALITHRRIHTGERPHECPQCGKSFRHSSTLTAHLSSHTGERPYECGECGKSFMSKYKLTYHLRSHTGERPYECDQCKKRFVSSSDLVVHQRSHTDERPFQCPDCGMGFKRVSNLYRHRRIHTGERPYECDQCNKRFQTSTNLLHHKLIHTEERPFHCRDCGQSFTCNARLNRHRRIHTGERPHECPQCGKGFTDSSHLTVHLRSHTGERPFKCPQCGKSFIDSSSLTVHLRSHTGERPYKCDQCQKGFYTSSHLLNHQRIHTGERPYECEQCQKRFVSSSELRRHQRIHTDERPFRCPECGVGFKDKSTLVKHRRIHTGERPYKCDQCQKKSFYTSSDLLVHQRIHTDEKPFRCPECGVGFKRKSTLVTHRRIHTGERPYQCPQCGKGFTTSGSMTKHQKSQH; translated from the exons atggagagcagcgaggagccggaggcagaggccgtttggagcggctccacggctcggcagggagaagccaacggggaggagaagccgcggagatccctgagcaggaggggctgcaaaggcagagcgcggggatccgagggggaaagagccagcctgggccatggaggggctcagagatccgagctggggctccatgagcagctccagggaggggaggagaagccccacaagtgctccgagtgtgggaagagcttcaagcgCAGATCCTGCCTGATGCAGCATTGCAGAATCCACACGGGGGAGCGACTGTACCAGTGtgaccagtgccagaagagCTTTAGGAGCCGCTCAGAACTCGTGGGGCACCAGCGctcacacacggacgagaggcccttccagtgccccgactgcgggaagcgCTTCAACCGCGTCTCCACCCTGAACAGGCACTggatgatccacaccggggagaggccctacgagtgtggtcAGTGCGAGAAAAGGTTTTACAGGTCCTCCCATCTCCTCAGTCACCAGCTCATTCACACCGAGCTGAGGCCTTTCTACTGCCCTGACTGCGGAAAGGGCTTCAAGGACAACAGCACCCTCAttacccaccggcgcatccacaccggggagagaccctacaagTGTGATCAGAGTAGGAAGGGCTTCAGGTGTAGGTCCGAACTGACTGtgcacctgaggagccacacaggggagaggccctacaagtgtgacCAGTGCCAGAAGGGCTTTTACACCTCGTCTCATCTCCTCAAGCACCAGCGCATCCaaacggacgagaggcccttccgctgtcccgattgtggggtgggattcagAGAGAAGTCAACCCTCGTCACACACAGgaggatccacaccggggagagaccccacaAGTGTGATCAGTGTGGGAAAGGCTTCaccttcagcttcagcctgactgtccacctgaggagccacactggggagaggccctacgagtgtgagcagtgccagaagaggttcgtgagcagctctgagctccacCGTCACCAGCGCAGCCACACGcatgagaggcccttccgctgtatcgaatgtggggtgggattcaaagAGAAGTCAACCCTCGTCAAACACAGgaggatccacaccggggagaggccctacaagtgtgatcagtgccagaagagctTTTATACCTCGTCTGATCTCCTCgtgcaccagcgcatccacacggacgagaggcccttccgctgtcccgaatgtggggtgggattcaagTACACGTCAGCTCTGGTCACACACAGgaggatccacaccggggagagaccctacaagtgtccccagtgtgggaagggcttttcTCAAATTTCCCACTTGAGCAGACACCAGAAgaggcagcac ccatcgtgtccttgtccccacgggggcaaatcccatcgtgtccttgtccttgctccccccgagcaggagctgagcatggagagcagcgaggagccggtggcagaggccgtttggagcggctccacggctcggcagggagaagccaacggggaggagaagccgcggagatccctgagcaggaggggctgcaaaggcagagcgcggggatccgagggggaaagagccagcctgggccatggaggggctcagagatccgagctggggccccgtgagcagctccagggtggggaggagaagccccacaagtgctccgagtgtgggaagagcttcaggtgtaGGTCCAAACTGActgtccacctgaggagccacaccggggagagtcCCTTTGAGTGTGGTGAATGCCATCAGAGGTTTTACACCAAGTCCGATCTCGTCAGTCACCAGCGCATTCACACCAACGAGCGGCCATTTTGCTGTCCTGATTGTGGAAAGGGATTCAGGGAAAGGTCCAGCCTCGTCGTCCACCAGCgaatccacactggggagaagccctatgagtgtggggagtgtgggcagagcttTAGACATAGTTCCAGCCTTTCAGCccaccagagaacccacacgggggaacgaccctacgagtatgaccagtgccagaagaggtttttgaggagctctgagctcctggtgcaccagcgctcacacacggacgagaggcccttccagtgccccgactgcgggaagggcttcaaccTCGTCTCCACCCTGAAcaagcaccggcgcatccacaccggggagaggccctacgagtgtgatcagtgcaatAAGAGGTTCCTGACCAGCACCAACCTCCTCCATCACAAGctcatccacaccggggagaggccgttccactgtcgagactgcgggaagggcttcaggcaaAAGTCCGCCCtgatcacccaccggcgcatccacactggggagagaccccacgagtgtccccagtgtgggaagagcttcagacacAGCTCCACCCTGACTGCCCACCTGAgcagccacaccggggagaggccctatgagtgtggggagtgcggGAAGAGTTTCATGTCCAAGTACAAACTGACTtaccacctgaggagccacacgggGGAGCGACCCTACGAGTGTGACCAGTGCAAGAAGAGGTTTGTGAGCAGCTCTGATCTCGTGGTGCACCAGCGctcacacacggacgagaggcccttccagtgtCCCGACTGCGGGATGGGCTTCAAAAGAGTCTCCAACCTCTacaggcaccggcgcatccacaccggggagaggccctacgagtgtgatcagtgcaatAAGAGGTTCCAGACCAGCACCAACCTCCTCCATCACAAGCTCatccacaccgaggagaggccgtTCCACTGCCGTGACTGCGGGCAGAGCTTCACATGCAACGCCCGCCTCAacaggcaccggcgcatccacaccggggagagaccccacgagtgtccccagtgtgggaagggattcacaGACAGCTCCCATCTGActgtccacctgaggagccacactggggagaggcccttcaagtgtccccagtgtgggaagagcttcatagacagctccagcctgactgtgcacctgaggagccacaccggggagaggccctacaagtgtgatcagtgccagaagggctTTTACACCTCGTCTCATCTCCTCAACCACCAGCgtatccacaccggggagaggccctacgagtgtgagcAGTGCCAGAAGCGGTTcgtgagcagctctgagctccgccgtcaccagcgcatccacacggacgagaggcccttccgctgtcccgaatgtggggtgggattcaaagACAAGTCAACCCTCGTAAAACACAGgaggatccacaccggggagaggccctacaagtgtgatcagtgccagaagaaGAGCTTTTACACCTCGTCTGATCTCCTTgtgcaccagcgcatccacacggatGAGAAACCCTTCCGCTGTCCTgaatgtggggtgggattcaagcGCAAGTCAACTCTTGTCACACACAGgaggatccacaccggggagagaccctaccagtgtccccagtgtgggaagggcttcaccaCAAGCGGCAGCATGACCAAACACCAgaagagccagcactga